The following are from one region of the Polaribacter marinaquae genome:
- a CDS encoding AraC family transcriptional regulator, translating into MNYDSIISFLAVIIVILFLLFSVFLLSVKSEKKLSNQLLAAFLIVTAIDISAFFYHQFIEIPYTLEILRNKISLFKNPLLFLYILSVIYSNFRLKCKHLIHLLPWLLTILVLLPNFFLANEIEKAAFINNYSNNTEVQFLSYFGDVLSIAYLSAEIYYILRYRKLLLENYTDKNAFKNFNWLKQLSILLFIGQVLTFIKSYIRVNSNDNSIDIIRTIVLLFGVFFICWLFLKAVNSPRLFKGINVDLKTSKEIKNTREEVSINPKIALLKDFMLTEKPYLNPSLTIRDLAELIKMNSRELSVLINQHLNQHFFDFVNEYRIEEAKEILKNPKEKELTVLEILYQVGFNSKSSFNTAFKKHTSLTPTQFRKNT; encoded by the coding sequence ATGAATTATGATTCCATAATTAGTTTTTTAGCGGTTATAATAGTTATTTTATTTTTACTTTTTTCTGTTTTTTTACTTTCTGTAAAATCAGAAAAAAAATTAAGCAACCAACTTTTAGCAGCTTTTTTAATTGTTACAGCAATAGATATTAGTGCGTTTTTTTATCATCAATTTATAGAAATACCTTACACATTAGAAATATTAAGAAACAAAATTTCATTATTTAAAAATCCGCTTTTATTCTTATACATTTTATCGGTAATTTACTCAAACTTTAGGTTAAAGTGCAAACATTTAATCCATTTACTACCTTGGCTTCTTACTATTTTAGTGCTTTTACCTAACTTTTTTTTAGCAAATGAAATAGAAAAAGCTGCCTTTATAAATAATTATTCTAATAATACAGAAGTACAATTTCTTAGTTATTTTGGCGATGTATTATCAATTGCATATCTATCCGCAGAGATCTATTATATTTTACGTTATAGAAAACTGTTGCTAGAAAATTACACTGATAAGAATGCTTTTAAAAACTTCAATTGGTTAAAACAATTATCTATTTTACTATTTATAGGGCAAGTTTTAACGTTTATTAAAAGTTATATTCGAGTAAATTCTAATGACAATTCTATAGACATCATAAGAACTATTGTTTTACTTTTCGGCGTCTTTTTTATCTGTTGGTTATTTTTAAAAGCGGTTAATTCTCCTAGATTATTTAAAGGAATAAATGTAGATTTAAAAACATCTAAAGAAATTAAAAACACAAGAGAAGAAGTTTCTATCAATCCTAAAATTGCTCTTTTAAAAGATTTTATGTTGACAGAAAAACCTTATTTAAATCCGTCTTTAACAATTAGAGATTTGGCTGAATTGATAAAAATGAATTCGAGAGAATTGTCGGTTTTAATCAATCAACATTTAAATCAGCATTTTTTCGATTTTGTAAACGAATATAGAATTGAGGAAGCGAAAGAGATTTTAAAAAATCCGAAGGAAAAAGAACTTACAGTCCTAGAAATTTTATATCAAGTTGGTTTTAATTCAAAATCTTCTTTTAATACTGCTTTTAAAAAACATACAAGTTTAACGCCTACACAATTTAGAAAAAATACTTAA
- the sufB gene encoding Fe-S cluster assembly protein SufB encodes MSKYTEEDLEQELKTQEYKYGFYTDIESDTFPVGLNEDVVRAISKKKNEPEWMTEWRLEAFRVWEQMEEPEWANVNYEKPNFQDIAYYSAPKKKPKLNSLDEVDPELLDTFKRLGISLDEQKKLANVAVDIVMDSVSVATTFKETLAEKGIIFMPISEAIQEHPELVKKYLGTVVPTKDNFYAALNSAVFSDGSFCYIPKGVKCPMELSTYFRINEGGTGQFERTLVVADAGSYVSYLEGCTAPSRDENQLHAAVVELIAMDDAEIKYSTVQNWYPGNKEGKGGVYNFVTKRGLCETNAKISWTQVETGSAVTWKYPSCVLKGNNSVGEFYSIAVTNNHQQADTGTKMIHLGKNTKSTIISKGISAGKSQNSYRGLVQINSRAENARNFSQCDSLLMGNECGAHTFPYIETKNKSAQIEHEATTSKIGEDQLFYCNQRGIDTEKAIALIVNGFSKEVLNKLPMEFAVEAQKLLEISLEGSVG; translated from the coding sequence ATGTCAAAGTATACCGAAGAAGATTTAGAACAAGAATTAAAAACCCAAGAATATAAGTATGGGTTTTATACAGATATAGAAAGCGATACATTTCCGGTTGGTTTAAATGAAGATGTTGTTCGTGCAATCTCAAAAAAGAAAAATGAGCCAGAATGGATGACCGAATGGCGATTAGAAGCTTTTAGAGTTTGGGAACAAATGGAAGAACCAGAATGGGCTAATGTAAATTACGAAAAACCAAATTTTCAAGACATTGCATACTATTCTGCACCAAAAAAGAAACCAAAATTAAACTCTTTAGACGAGGTTGACCCAGAGTTGTTAGACACTTTTAAGCGTTTAGGAATCTCTTTAGATGAACAAAAGAAACTAGCAAACGTTGCAGTAGATATTGTAATGGATTCTGTTTCTGTTGCTACAACCTTTAAAGAAACTCTTGCAGAAAAAGGAATTATTTTTATGCCAATTTCTGAAGCAATACAAGAGCATCCAGAATTAGTTAAAAAATATTTAGGTACTGTTGTACCAACTAAAGATAATTTTTACGCAGCATTAAATTCGGCTGTTTTTTCTGATGGATCTTTCTGCTACATTCCTAAAGGTGTAAAATGCCCTATGGAATTGTCTACGTATTTTAGAATTAACGAAGGCGGAACAGGACAATTTGAAAGAACCTTAGTTGTTGCAGATGCTGGTAGTTATGTTTCTTACTTAGAAGGATGTACAGCACCAAGTAGAGATGAAAACCAATTACATGCAGCTGTTGTAGAATTAATTGCAATGGACGATGCAGAAATTAAATACTCTACAGTGCAAAACTGGTATCCTGGTAATAAAGAAGGTAAAGGTGGTGTTTACAATTTTGTAACCAAAAGAGGTTTGTGTGAAACAAATGCAAAAATCTCTTGGACACAAGTAGAAACTGGTTCTGCAGTTACTTGGAAATATCCTTCTTGTGTATTAAAAGGAAACAATTCTGTAGGCGAATTTTATTCAATTGCAGTAACAAACAACCATCAACAAGCAGATACTGGTACAAAAATGATTCACTTAGGTAAAAACACTAAGTCTACAATTATTTCTAAAGGTATTTCTGCAGGAAAATCTCAAAACTCTTATAGAGGTTTAGTACAGATAAATTCTAGAGCAGAAAACGCTCGTAATTTCTCTCAGTGCGATTCTTTATTAATGGGTAACGAATGTGGTGCACACACTTTTCCTTATATAGAAACTAAAAACAAATCTGCACAAATAGAACACGAGGCTACAACTAGTAAAATTGGTGAAGATCAACTATTTTACTGTAACCAACGTGGTATCGACACAGAAAAAGCAATTGCTTTAATTGTAAACGGATTTAGTAAAGAGGTTTTAAATAAGTTACCAATGGAGTTTGCTGTTGAAGCTCAAAAATTACTAGAAATTTCTTTAGAAGGAAGTGTTGGTTAA
- a CDS encoding choice-of-anchor B family protein, protein MIKKTFFIFVLIIVSCSKKEVVNQVKQTIINPIAKCEDGFAGEFPCNDYDLLTHITLDEIAGENTQGNDSWGWVDPVTNNEYAIVCTNKGTSFIDITNPADAKIIGFLKTRTENSLWRDVKVYNDFAFIVSEADNHGMQIFNLNNLRGLVNIPVEFTADRDFTSFGSAHNIVINEDTGYAYPVGTSRSATYKGGPLFININNPFKPVNEGGFEDYAHDAQAVTYNGPDSDYSGREILIGSNETEVVIADVTDKQNPVKISSISYSNIGYTHQGWFTEDFRYFILGDELDERDKGLNTRTIVFDFTDLDNPKHHFDYSGPTAAIDHNGYVKDNLFFQASYTAGVRIIDISNIDAKSFTEVGFFDTYPENDNTAFNGAWNVYPYLPSGNIIISDINRGLFVIRKSKT, encoded by the coding sequence ATGATAAAAAAAACTTTTTTCATATTCGTTTTAATTATAGTTAGTTGTTCTAAAAAAGAGGTTGTAAATCAAGTTAAACAAACTATTATAAATCCTATTGCAAAATGTGAAGACGGTTTTGCGGGCGAGTTTCCTTGCAACGATTACGATTTACTTACACACATTACTTTAGATGAAATTGCAGGCGAAAACACACAAGGTAACGACTCTTGGGGTTGGGTAGATCCAGTAACAAACAACGAATACGCTATTGTTTGTACAAATAAAGGAACTTCGTTTATAGATATTACCAATCCGGCAGATGCAAAAATTATTGGTTTTTTAAAAACTAGAACAGAAAACAGTCTTTGGCGAGATGTAAAAGTTTATAACGATTTTGCATTTATTGTTAGTGAAGCAGACAATCACGGAATGCAAATTTTTAACCTAAATAACCTAAGAGGTTTGGTTAACATTCCGGTAGAATTTACAGCAGACAGAGATTTTACTTCTTTTGGTAGCGCACATAATATTGTTATTAATGAAGATACGGGTTATGCATATCCTGTTGGTACTTCTAGAAGTGCAACGTATAAAGGTGGCCCTTTGTTTATCAATATTAACAATCCTTTTAAGCCAGTAAACGAAGGTGGTTTCGAAGATTATGCTCACGATGCGCAAGCCGTAACCTATAACGGCCCAGATTCTGATTATTCTGGAAGAGAAATATTAATAGGAAGTAACGAAACTGAAGTTGTAATTGCTGATGTTACAGACAAACAGAATCCTGTTAAAATATCTTCTATTAGTTATTCTAATATTGGGTACACACACCAAGGTTGGTTTACAGAAGACTTTAGATATTTTATTTTAGGAGACGAGCTAGATGAAAGAGATAAAGGCTTAAATACAAGAACTATTGTTTTCGATTTTACAGATTTAGACAACCCAAAGCATCATTTCGATTATTCTGGTCCAACAGCTGCTATAGATCACAACGGTTATGTAAAAGACAATTTATTTTTTCAAGCAAGTTATACCGCAGGTGTTAGAATAATAGATATTTCTAATATCGATGCAAAAAGCTTTACAGAAGTCGGTTTTTTTGATACCTATCCAGAAAACGACAATACTGCATTTAATGGAGCCTGGAACGTGTATCCTTATTTACCATCTGGCAACATCATTATTAGCGATATTAACAGAGGTTTATTTGTTATCAGAAAAAGCAAAACTTAA
- the sufC gene encoding Fe-S cluster assembly ATPase SufC: MLKIENLQASIDDKSILKGLNLEVKAGEVHAIMGPNGAGKSTLANIIAGKEDYEVTNGSIELDGEDISELAPEERAHNGVFLSFQYPVEIPGVSVTNFIKTAINETRKAKGLEDMPAKDMLKMIREKSELLEIDRKFLSRSLNEGFSGGEKKRNEIFQMAMLEPKLAILDETDSGLDIDALRIVANGVNKLKSKDNAVIVITHYQRLLDYIVPDFVHVLHDGKIVKSGDASLALELEAKGYDWIKQELV; the protein is encoded by the coding sequence ATGTTAAAAATAGAAAATTTACAAGCAAGTATAGACGATAAATCAATTTTAAAAGGATTGAATTTAGAAGTAAAAGCAGGAGAAGTTCATGCAATTATGGGACCAAACGGTGCAGGAAAAAGTACTTTGGCTAATATTATTGCAGGTAAAGAAGACTATGAAGTTACTAATGGTTCTATCGAATTAGATGGTGAAGATATTAGTGAACTTGCACCAGAAGAAAGAGCACATAATGGTGTGTTTTTATCTTTTCAATATCCAGTAGAAATTCCTGGTGTTTCTGTTACAAACTTTATAAAAACAGCTATTAACGAAACAAGAAAAGCAAAAGGTTTAGAAGACATGCCTGCAAAAGACATGTTAAAAATGATTCGTGAGAAATCTGAATTATTAGAAATAGATCGTAAATTTTTATCTCGTTCTTTAAACGAAGGTTTTTCTGGTGGAGAAAAGAAACGTAACGAAATCTTTCAAATGGCAATGTTAGAGCCAAAATTAGCCATCTTAGATGAAACAGATTCTGGTTTAGATATTGATGCTTTGCGTATTGTTGCTAACGGTGTAAATAAATTAAAATCTAAAGATAACGCGGTAATTGTTATTACACACTACCAACGTTTATTAGATTATATCGTACCAGATTTTGTACACGTTTTACACGACGGTAAAATTGTAAAAAGTGGCGATGCTTCTTTAGCGTTAGAGCTAGAAGCAAAAGGTTACGATTGGATTAAACAAGAATTGGTGTAA
- the thiL gene encoding thiamine-phosphate kinase, translating into MLEDKNTQKTSLAELGEFGLINHITKYFKVENATTVKAIGDDAAVLDASEKQTLVTTDLLIEGVHFDLSYMPLKHLGYKAIMVNLSDVYAMNGVAEQVTVSIAVSNRFPLEAIEELYAGIQLACDTYKVDLIGGDTTSSTKGILISVTAIGKATKEEVVYRNGAKETDLIVVSGDLGAAYLGLQVLEREKQVFKVDPNNQPDLDNYTYLIERQLKPEARKDVAGILKELEVKPTAMIDISDGLSSEIMHICSQSKVGCKIYEDKLPLDPQVISACEEFELDSTMVALSGGEDYELLFTVPIADFDKIKGNPNFSIVGHIIAENQGLNLVTRANQEIELKAQGWNPLKGE; encoded by the coding sequence ATGTTAGAAGATAAAAATACCCAAAAAACATCATTAGCCGAACTTGGTGAGTTTGGTTTAATAAACCATATTACAAAATATTTTAAAGTAGAAAATGCCACAACAGTAAAAGCAATCGGAGACGATGCTGCTGTTTTAGATGCATCAGAAAAACAAACTTTAGTTACTACAGATTTGTTGATAGAAGGTGTGCATTTCGATTTAAGTTATATGCCTCTTAAACACCTAGGTTATAAGGCAATTATGGTTAATTTATCTGATGTGTATGCAATGAATGGTGTTGCAGAGCAAGTAACAGTTTCTATCGCAGTTTCTAACCGTTTTCCTTTAGAGGCAATAGAAGAGTTGTATGCAGGTATTCAGCTTGCATGTGATACTTATAAAGTAGATTTAATTGGTGGCGACACTACATCTTCTACCAAAGGAATTTTAATTTCTGTAACAGCAATTGGTAAAGCAACAAAAGAAGAAGTTGTGTATAGAAATGGCGCAAAAGAAACCGATTTAATAGTAGTTTCTGGCGATTTAGGTGCTGCATATTTAGGCTTGCAAGTTTTAGAAAGAGAAAAACAGGTTTTTAAAGTAGATCCAAATAATCAACCAGATTTAGATAATTATACCTATTTAATTGAAAGACAATTAAAACCAGAAGCACGTAAAGATGTTGCTGGTATTTTAAAAGAATTAGAAGTAAAACCTACTGCTATGATCGATATTTCTGATGGACTTTCATCTGAAATTATGCACATTTGTTCACAGTCTAAAGTTGGTTGTAAGATTTATGAAGACAAGTTACCTTTAGATCCACAAGTTATTTCTGCTTGCGAAGAATTTGAACTAGATTCTACAATGGTTGCTTTAAGTGGAGGTGAAGATTATGAGCTGCTTTTTACAGTACCAATTGCAGATTTTGATAAGATAAAAGGAAATCCTAATTTTTCTATTGTTGGTCATATCATTGCAGAAAATCAAGGTTTAAATCTTGTAACAAGAGCAAATCAAGAAATTGAATTAAAAGCCCAAGGCTGGAATCCTTTAAAAGGAGAATAA
- a CDS encoding MbnP family protein yields the protein MIKRITYLALVSVLFLTGCKDEKDCCVFPEEIITTLNFTHNWNGKEITNQELNELKFTTENGEKISIERLRYLISNLSLVGGDNQFLIDFGENSGTNISLTDISPGTYNLKFTFGLQDIANKDGEYQLLNSVNFNVPAMLGGGYHYMQFDGKFLNNNDEETGFNFHAIRAVDRTNPNDLKFEDTSFEVDLGTVEIVKNTTIEIKMDVSEWFKTPNTWNLNELHTVLMPNFEAQKMISENGKSVFTLGKIN from the coding sequence ATGATAAAAAGAATTACTTATTTAGCACTAGTTTCTGTACTATTTTTAACAGGTTGTAAAGACGAAAAAGATTGTTGTGTTTTTCCTGAAGAGATAATAACAACCCTAAACTTTACACATAACTGGAACGGTAAAGAAATTACAAATCAAGAATTAAACGAACTTAAATTTACTACAGAAAACGGAGAAAAAATAAGTATCGAAAGGCTGCGTTATTTAATTTCAAATCTAAGTTTAGTTGGTGGCGATAATCAGTTTTTAATAGACTTCGGCGAAAATTCTGGCACAAATATTTCTTTAACAGATATTTCACCTGGTACTTACAATCTTAAATTTACATTTGGCTTACAAGACATAGCCAATAAAGATGGTGAATATCAATTATTAAATTCTGTAAACTTTAATGTTCCGGCAATGCTTGGTGGTGGTTATCATTACATGCAATTTGATGGTAAATTTTTAAATAATAATGATGAAGAAACTGGTTTTAATTTTCATGCAATAAGAGCTGTTGACAGAACAAACCCAAACGATTTAAAATTTGAAGACACTTCTTTTGAAGTAGATTTGGGCACTGTAGAAATTGTAAAAAACACTACTATAGAAATTAAAATGGATGTTTCAGAATGGTTTAAAACCCCAAATACATGGAATTTAAATGAACTACACACCGTTTTAATGCCAAATTTTGAAGCTCAAAAAATGATAAGCGAAAATGGTAAATCTGTGTTTACTTTAGGCAAAATAAATTAA
- a CDS encoding cytochrome-c peroxidase: protein MKTYFVYFFSFLLLMNCASKEEDLYTPIAYNLQIPELFSDKLIAPIFPVDNPLTIEGIALGKRLFFDKILSRDNSQSCATCHNAAKAFTDNKQFSRGVSGNFGKRNTMPLFNLAWNFDELFAWDGKEFGLETQALEPVTNPIEMHANWVNIAEKLNQNETYINLFLQAFGSEKIDSTLVTKAIAQFERTLISGNSKFDKYLKSEATLTESETNGFNVFMDEERGDCFHCHGSNNNPLWTDNKFHNNGLDTNFTDLGLGKITGDPNDNGKFKSPSIRNLAFTAPYMHDGRFTTLDEVINHYSEGLKRSSTIDPLMKKINQGGVNLTAKDKADLKAFLLTLTDYEFVNNPAFQK, encoded by the coding sequence ATGAAAACCTATTTCGTGTACTTTTTTTCTTTTTTACTTTTGATGAATTGCGCATCCAAAGAAGAAGATTTATATACACCAATTGCATATAATTTACAAATACCAGAGCTTTTTTCTGATAAATTAATTGCTCCTATATTTCCTGTAGACAATCCCTTAACAATAGAAGGTATAGCTTTAGGTAAAAGACTTTTTTTTGATAAGATACTTTCAAGAGATAATTCACAATCTTGTGCTACTTGCCATAACGCAGCAAAAGCTTTTACAGATAACAAACAATTTAGTAGAGGTGTAAGCGGTAATTTTGGCAAAAGAAACACAATGCCGTTATTTAATTTGGCATGGAATTTTGATGAACTTTTTGCCTGGGATGGTAAAGAATTTGGCTTAGAAACTCAAGCTTTAGAACCAGTTACAAACCCTATAGAAATGCACGCTAACTGGGTTAATATTGCAGAAAAATTGAATCAAAACGAAACCTATATAAATTTGTTTTTGCAAGCTTTTGGTTCAGAAAAAATAGATTCTACTCTTGTTACCAAAGCAATTGCTCAATTTGAAAGAACATTGATTTCTGGCAATTCTAAATTTGATAAATACTTAAAAAGTGAAGCCACATTAACAGAAAGCGAAACAAATGGTTTTAATGTTTTTATGGATGAAGAAAGAGGTGATTGTTTTCATTGCCACGGTAGTAACAACAACCCACTATGGACAGATAATAAATTCCATAACAATGGTTTAGATACAAATTTTACTGATTTAGGCTTAGGTAAAATCACCGGAGACCCTAATGATAACGGTAAATTTAAATCTCCGTCTATCAGAAACTTAGCATTTACCGCACCTTATATGCACGATGGTAGATTTACAACTTTAGACGAAGTTATCAATCACTATTCAGAAGGGTTAAAAAGATCTTCTACAATAGATCCATTAATGAAAAAAATTAACCAAGGTGGCGTTAATTTAACAGCCAAAGACAAAGCAGACTTAAAGGCTTTTTTACTTACATTAACAGACTACGAATTTGTTAACAATCCTGCCTTTCAAAAATAA
- a CDS encoding TonB-dependent receptor domain-containing protein yields the protein MKTKTLQILIALFFTGILTAQTITGKVADNLDVIPFANVILKDNQQKIITGATTKNDGTFELKTNQGNYILEISILGYKTFSKTINIKGNLNLGTIILRENAQALNEIVVKTEKRILERKIDRLVFNVEKSIAATGGNGVDVLRITPGVQLQNNTLSILGKGATQILINGRLSPLAGDELVAFLSGLSASDIVKIEVITNPPAKYDASGNGGLINIILKKGTQNSWKNATTISYIQNKYNFTTVTNNFFYNKNKVSLSASINANKGYFENLEGIVIEYPTNLWDIDIAGKQQTDQLSGRFLLDYALSEKTTLGVQYLRNTTEPNIDAVTSSNIFDTDNNLEKSLKNVAQNEVDNNNHSVNFHLISKLDTLGKQLSFDADYFTFTSDRNLDFTTEQFDVSDNSNGISSSALNISNQKIENFSSQLDIDLPLKKVNLSYGFKASFTNTNSGILFFDTLSGSPVLDSNQSTSFKYKENVLAAYFSGNTKLNDKLTLQFGLRFEDTKTTGISDDLNQENKNNYSKFFPTLFLSYAKNDNNNFNFSYGKRINRPNFRDLNPFRFYINDNSYSVGNPFLQPSFSDNFEISHLYKNKWNTGFSVNITTDGFGVFFNSDISNQDQIVTRENYFKKYTYQLQESFSFSPISWWKTQNDVRFLAHITELTKNIDADVNDGIQFYAASNHTFSLSKNTKLQANAWYSSFHNDGLFSLGQQFHLSLGLQHSFKNNIKLSMLFSDVLNTGSLRDYNSTVNNIDQSYRQNASSRNFRISLSYNFGNKKINVKNRIFSNNDEQRRSN from the coding sequence ATGAAAACAAAAACGTTACAAATTTTAATTGCATTATTTTTTACAGGAATCTTAACTGCACAAACTATTACAGGTAAAGTAGCAGACAATTTAGATGTTATTCCGTTTGCTAACGTAATTTTAAAAGATAATCAGCAAAAAATAATAACTGGTGCAACCACAAAAAACGATGGAACTTTCGAGTTAAAAACAAACCAAGGAAATTATATTTTAGAAATTAGCATTCTAGGATATAAAACGTTTTCAAAAACAATAAATATTAAAGGCAATCTTAACTTAGGAACAATAATATTAAGAGAAAACGCACAAGCACTAAATGAAATTGTGGTAAAAACAGAAAAAAGGATTTTAGAAAGAAAAATAGATAGGCTTGTTTTTAATGTTGAAAAAAGTATTGCTGCAACTGGTGGAAATGGTGTTGATGTTTTAAGGATAACTCCCGGTGTACAATTACAAAACAACACCTTATCTATTTTAGGTAAAGGTGCTACTCAGATACTAATTAACGGAAGGTTGTCTCCCTTGGCAGGCGATGAATTGGTGGCCTTTTTAAGCGGATTATCTGCTAGTGATATTGTAAAAATTGAAGTAATTACAAATCCGCCAGCAAAATACGATGCCTCTGGTAATGGTGGTTTAATCAATATTATTTTAAAAAAGGGCACTCAAAATTCTTGGAAAAATGCAACAACCATTTCCTACATTCAAAACAAATATAATTTTACAACAGTTACTAATAATTTTTTCTACAACAAAAACAAGGTTTCATTATCAGCAAGTATCAATGCAAACAAAGGTTATTTTGAAAATTTAGAAGGGATAGTTATAGAATACCCAACCAATCTTTGGGATATTGATATTGCTGGAAAACAACAAACAGACCAACTTTCTGGACGCTTTTTATTGGATTATGCCTTGTCTGAGAAGACAACTTTAGGCGTACAATATTTAAGAAATACAACGGAACCAAATATAGATGCTGTAACTAGTTCTAATATTTTTGATACCGATAATAATTTAGAAAAAAGTTTAAAAAACGTAGCGCAAAATGAGGTGGATAACAATAATCATTCTGTTAATTTTCATTTGATTTCAAAACTAGACACTTTAGGCAAGCAACTTTCTTTTGATGCAGATTATTTTACATTTACTTCGGATAGAAATCTAGATTTTACCACAGAACAGTTTGATGTTAGCGATAATTCTAATGGCATAAGTTCATCTGCCTTAAATATTTCTAATCAAAAAATAGAAAACTTTAGTTCTCAATTAGATATAGATTTACCACTTAAAAAAGTAAATCTTTCTTACGGATTTAAAGCAAGTTTTACCAATACAAATAGTGGTATTTTATTTTTCGACACACTTTCTGGGTCGCCGGTTTTAGACTCTAACCAATCTACCAGTTTTAAATATAAAGAAAATGTTTTAGCTGCTTATTTTTCTGGAAACACAAAACTAAATGATAAACTTACTCTACAATTTGGGCTGCGTTTTGAAGACACAAAAACAACTGGAATAAGTGATGATTTAAATCAAGAAAACAAAAACAATTACAGTAAGTTTTTTCCAACCTTATTTTTATCGTATGCTAAAAACGACAATAATAATTTCAATTTTTCTTACGGAAAAAGAATCAACAGACCCAATTTTAGAGATTTAAATCCTTTTCGTTTTTACATTAATGACAATAGTTACAGTGTTGGTAATCCGTTTTTACAACCTTCTTTTTCAGATAATTTTGAAATTTCTCACCTATACAAAAACAAATGGAATACAGGTTTTTCTGTAAATATTACTACAGATGGTTTTGGCGTGTTTTTTAACTCAGACATTTCCAATCAAGATCAAATTGTAACTAGAGAAAATTATTTTAAAAAGTACACGTATCAGTTACAAGAAAGTTTTTCTTTTAGCCCTATTTCTTGGTGGAAAACCCAAAATGATGTTAGATTTTTGGCACACATTACAGAATTAACCAAAAATATAGATGCTGATGTAAATGATGGAATTCAATTTTACGCTGCGTCTAACCATACTTTTTCATTGAGTAAAAACACAAAATTACAAGCCAATGCTTGGTATAGTTCTTTTCATAATGATGGTTTGTTTAGTCTTGGGCAGCAGTTTCATTTATCACTTGGGTTGCAACACAGCTTTAAAAACAACATCAAATTATCAATGTTATTTAGCGATGTTTTAAACACAGGTAGTTTAAGAGATTACAATTCTACTGTAAATAATATCGATCAAAGTTACCGTCAAAATGCGAGTTCTAGAAATTTTAGAATCTCTCTTTCGTATAACTTCGGAAACAAGAAAATAAACGTAAAAAACAGAATTTTTAGTAATAATGATGAGCAAAGAAGAAGTAATTAA
- a CDS encoding HesB/IscA family protein, translating into MIKVSDSAKKKVVELMTDDGFNAATDYIRVGVKSGGCSGLSYDLTFDNKKEENDKVFEENDVKIIVDKKSFLYLVGTTLEYSGGLNGKGFVFNNPNANRTCGCGESFSL; encoded by the coding sequence ATGATAAAAGTTTCAGACTCAGCAAAAAAGAAAGTCGTAGAACTAATGACAGACGACGGCTTTAATGCAGCAACAGACTATATAAGAGTTGGTGTAAAAAGTGGTGGTTGTTCGGGTTTATCTTACGATTTAACTTTTGATAATAAAAAAGAAGAAAACGATAAAGTTTTTGAAGAGAATGACGTTAAAATTATTGTCGACAAAAAAAGCTTTTTATATTTAGTAGGAACTACTCTAGAATATTCTGGTGGTTTAAACGGAAAAGGGTTTGTTTTTAACAATCCTAACGCAAATAGAACTTGCGGTTGTGGAGAAAGTTTTTCACTTTAA